One Drosophila virilis strain 15010-1051.87 chromosome 5, Dvir_AGI_RSII-ME, whole genome shotgun sequence DNA window includes the following coding sequences:
- the Tmem131 gene encoding transmembrane protein 131 homolog yields the protein MYPTNSLPSLLLLLLLLVIVPARGSQQMEGSREKVLSGLQAGFIGLEESQTLPEPHTREQVELLRHLNFVPPAIDFGRWSVGQTVTQIVTLFNQHTNRTVHLNSVAGPSPVFYSSFFGTREVPPQGNTTFSVVFLPRQLGAISTGLLIQTSFGRAEFAVRGEGSECPYRLKPLVGIKAPMNATLTPEIHMYNPHERPLQILEVYSSGGEFQLELPSGGSEGPQNLWEIPPHSLKPVIRISFHGRTAGNHSAYIRIKIAEQAAADDDASPLQHLNENVLVIPVEFEILPRHGAYARNPLADFGRLSTDEHADALHFKLDMQNQPVDAAQQQLIGNYLRDIPGLSFDAHNASIVLDPKLFDDSASINDLLVISSGEEEEQHQQFTVLVRAEIFKGGLHYDRNVTLFISSSSVDEPSLEKERTLVVRNNFAFPLKLYNLSLTEPIDPALLHLSSLEQELLLQPGESVELLQLKLLNEQATFKSVLLIASNVTMFELPVVACSGRLHVSTQQFTLQLPKESEYGLELDLGTVPFAEKSRDGYIILRNDNPMPIKITNWNFKPPKNVYFQAAFMGCVSSGAPIVANNTTIVNPAQQPENVTGFRFCDQLGVGDSVVFILSIQTYVAEESTGTLKVWTPYELIRSTVRFKASVGQLDIEQDQLQFKSCFPGKICSAVLSIRSSFMHPVHVKSISFTRAGLRFKDFNAKGSLIGAQTLTKVGRIYFEPAALCGSACYIRATADQHSIFPSNSGAAAAANNNLLYDGVEVRQRTELYRQFKRQLHAMSLTLHSAELPPLELDFSIAIEWPKLVQYQPLPPTPAIEVGQVQRQWITMTNPTMQPLLLDYFLSDPAYARRTQLSLPHEVIDVSSSSCYLTDQDVFSLPDAPYGGPVLLHGGATLTIPVQFSAQQPDKYCTLLHVRSNLTLYEAVWLTARAVQSQFRLGNRRPGSSAPLLFEFGTEQFERCDGSFKPSDNQDTDVFSSHTVSATRSFTARNAGVLPIRIGGFLIGKHPCEGYGFRVLDCQSFELGENETRKIEISFSTDFTASRVQRTLTLLTNLSYDISYQLVAQLPAESVERCAASLPRPTWEPALRNVALVLLLASFCLVLLAGIFDARAIMAQQSAYDAARYKGPVQPTFNLRNIVKMQVAEEAAAAAAAAATATALKAEQQQKLRNGQLKELRKRTTASSTADKVTTTRKPKSWTAWSMDMASCEPKATAVATVAAVPAQPKPSSSPKPSKKTTPAPMQTPPVAVRAPKKPKQTMPVIPMPKPKVEPVAVETQEKRSSPNAKVIASNPQQENVSPRSLKTNPDTPKERVLKEQNGSAKKLGKTPGRERRKEQKLAALNGSSNGKKSSAERKQRSKQLNFNGQAMAAGGASPLTTPEADTLTISSPWETSSRVSFRDVLQTKPLPAVDNGLNWDPSASDLASSQLGPIGSRKSLPAPATSLYQPLMTPEATATSNALIRSLFANAEAPAVDLNMELPDLNDLCGSLYEREQPQSQWERSELILKQQLLLEQLEQQRKQEQQQQQQQQQQKLMLMDSNNWAMNQAASGTTWTPLGYAAWPNQSTAAAPQRTSPAHTLTPGVGVIRPPPGLESTYNNCHLPAAGAGAGAAAANNKNGNHSNNHLDGLNALQNAQDRAQHNMPTQYDPFTSPSSIWSDNWRQRNNHMN from the exons ATGTACCCAACAAATTCGCTGCCCTcactcctgctgctgctgctgttgctggtcaTCGTCCCAGCCAGGGGCAGCCAACAAATGGAGGGTAGCAGGGAGAAAGTGCTGTCTGGCCTACAGGCGGGCTTCATCGGTCTGGAGGAGTCACAGACGCTGCCCGAACCGCACACGCGCGAGCAAGTCGAATTGCTGCGCCACCTCAATTTTGTGCCACCGGCGATAGACTTTGGCAGATGGTCGGTGGGGCAGACGGTAACGCAGATTGTGACTCTGTTTAATCAGCACACAAATCGCACTGTCCATCTAAACTCTGTCGCTGGGCCAAGCCCAGTGTTCTACAGCAGTTTCTTTGGCACGCGCGAGGTGCCGCCGCAAGGCAATACCACATTTAGTGTCGTCTTTCTGCCACGACAACTTGGTGCCATATCAACGGGTCTGCTGATCCAGACGTCCTTCGGGCGTGCCGAGTTCGCGGTGCGCGGCGAGGGCAGCGAGTGTCCGTACCGCCTAAAGCCACTTGTGGGCATTAAGGCGCCCATGAATGCAACACTCACGCCAGAGATTCACATGTACAATCCGCACGAGCGGCCGCTCCAGATACTCGAG GTCtacagcagcggcggcgagTTTCAGCTGGAGCTGCCCAGCGGCGGCTCCGAAGGACCTCAAAATCTGTGGGAAATACCACCGCATTCACTGAAGCCAGTCATACGCATTTCGTTCCACGGACGCACCGCTGGCAACCACAGCGCCTATATACGTATAAAAATAGCTGAGCAAGCGGCAGCAGATGATGATGCCTCACCGCTGCAGCATCTAAACGAGAACGTACTAGTCATACCCGTTGAATTCGAAATATTGCCAAGACACGGCGCCTATGCGCGCAATCCGTTGGCCGATTTTGGCCGTTTGTCGACGGATGAGCACGCGGATGCGTTGCATTTCAAATTGGACATGCAAAATCAGCCAGTGGACGCGGCGCAGCAACAGCTAATTGGCAATTATCTGCGCGACATACCAGGCCTAAGCTTTGATGCGCACAACGCGAGCATTGTGCTGGATCCAAAGCTATTTGATGACAGCGCCAGCATTAACGATTTACTCGTCATCAGCAGCGGCGAGGAGGaagagcagcatcagcaattTACTGTGTTAGTGCGAGCTGAAATCTTTAAAGGTGGCCTCCACTACGATCGCAATGTGACGCTCTTCATAAGCAGCTCCAGCGTCGATGAGCCATCGCTGGAAAAGGAACGTACGCTGGTGGTGCGCAATAATTTTGCCTTTCCGCTGAAGCTCTACAACCTCAGCCTGACGGAGCCCATTGATCCGGCGCTGCTGCACTTGTCGTCGCTggaacaggagctgctgctgcagccgggCGAGTCCGTAGagttgctgcagctgaaacTGCTTAACGAGCAGGCAACATTCAAGTCCGTGCTGCTCATCGCCAGCAATGTGACAATGTTCGAACTGCCCGTGGTTGCGTGCAGCGGCCGTTTGCATGTGTCCACGCAACAGTTTACATTGCAGCTGCCGAAGGAGAGCGAATATGGACTGGAACTGGATCTGGGCACTGTGCCATTTGCGGAGAAGTCACGCGATGGCTATATCATATTGCGCAACGACAATCCTATGCCGATCAAGATAACCAACTGGAACTTCAAGCCGCCCAAGAATGTCTACTTTCAGGCCGCGTTCATGGGCTGTGTGTCATCAGGCGCTCCCATCGTTGCCAACAATACGACAATTGTAAACCCTGCGCAGCAGCCGGAAAATGTAACAGGATTTCGTTTCTGTGACCAGCTGGGCGTCGGCGATAGCGTCGTCTTCATACTGTCCATACAAACGTATGTGGCCGAGGAGAGCACCGGCACACTGAAAGTGTGGACACCTTACGAGCTGATACGCAGCACGGTGCGCTTTAAGGCCTCCGTTGGCCAGCTGGATATTGAGCAGGATCAGCTGCAATTCAAATCATGTTTTCCGGGCAAAATATGCTCCGCGGTGTTGAGCATACGCTCCAGTTTTATGCATCCAGTGCATGTGAAATCAATATCGTTTACCCGTGCCGGTTTGCGCTTTAAGGACTTCAATGCGAAGGGCTCTCTGATTGGCGCACAAACATTGACCAAGGTGGGTCGCATCTATTTTGAGCCGGCGGCGCTCTGTGGCAGCGCCTGCTATATACGCGCAACCGCCGATCAGCACTCGATCTTTCCCAGCAATagtggagcagctgcagcagccaacaacaatCTGCTGTACGATGGCGTCGAGGTGCGTCAGCGCACAGAACTCTATCGTCAGTTCAAGCGGCAGCTGCACGCCATGTCGCTCACGTTGCACAGCGCGGAGCTGCCGCCCTTGGAGCTGGATTTTAGCATTGCTATCGAGTGGCCCAAGCTGGTGCAGTATCAGCCGCTGCCGCCCACGCCGGCTATAGAGGTGGGTCAGGTGCAGCGCCAGTGGATTACGATGACCAATCCCACAATGCAGCCGCTGCTACTCGACTATTTTCTTTCGGACCCGGCCTATGCCAGGCGCACCCAACTGTCGCTGCCGCACGAGGTGATCGatgtgagcagcagcagctgctaccTGACGGACCAGGATGTCTTCTCGCTGCCCGACGCACCGTACGGCGGACCCGTCCTGCTGCACGGCGGCGCCACACTGACCATACCCGTGCAGTTCAGCGCCCAGCAGCCGGACAAATACTGCACTCTGCTGCATGTTCGCAGCAATCTGACGCTCTACGAGGCCGTTTGGCTGACCGCGCGCGCAGTTCAATCCCAGTTCCGCTTGGGCAATCGACGTCCCGGCTCCAGTGCGCCGCTGCTCTTTGAGTTCGGCACGGAACAGTTCGAGCGTTGCGATGGCAGTTTTAAGCCGTCCGATAACCAGGACACGGATGTTTTCTCCAGCCACACGGTGTCGGCTACGCGCAGCTTTACCGCTCGCAATGCCGGCGTGCTGCCCATCCGCATAGGAGGCTTTCTCATTGGCAAGCATCCGTGTGAGGGCTACGGCTTTAGGGTGCTCGATTGCCAGAGCTTTGAGCTGGGCGAGAACGAGACGCGCAAAATCGAAATAAGCTTCAGTACGGACTTTACCGCGTCGCGCGTCCAGCGCACTCTGACGCTGCTGACGAATCTCAGCTATGACATTAGCTACCAGCTGGTCGCCCAGCTACCGGCGGAGAGTGTGGAACGTTGTGCGGCGAGCCTGCCGCGGCCCACATGGGAGCCGGCGTTGCGCAATGTCGCTCTGGtcctgctgctggccagcTTCTGTCTGGTGCTGCTGGCGGGCATCTTTGATGCGCGTGCGATAATGGCCCAGCAAAGCGCCTATGATGCGGCTCGCTACAAGGGTCCCGTGCAGCCGACCTTCAATTTGCGCAACATCGTCAAGATGCAGGTGGCCGaggaggcagcagcagcagcagccgctgcagcaacagcgactgcCCTCAAGGCGGAACAGCAACAGAAGTTGAGAAATGGTCAGCTCAAAGAGCTGCGTAAACGCACCACGGCCAGCTCTACGGCGGATAAGGTGACGACCACACGGAAGCCCAAGTCATGGACAGCATGGAGCATGGACATGGCCAGCTGCGAGCCCAAAGCGACAGCTGTTGCAACTGTCGCCGCCGTCCCCGCACAACCAAAGCCCTCTAGTTCGCCGAAGCCCAGCAAGAAGACGACGCCGGCGCCAATGCAGACGCCGCCCGTGGCTGTGCGCGCACCAAAGAAACCCAAACAAACGATGCCAGTGATCCCCATGCCCAAGCCAAAAGTGGAGCCAGTTGCTGTCGAAACGCAGGAGAAGCGCTCCAGCCCAAACGCCAAAGTAATTGCAAGCAATCCGCAACAGGAGAATGTGTCGCCGCGCTCGCTTAAAACCAATCCCGATACGCCCAAGGAACGTGTGCTCAAGGAGCAAAACGGCAGCGCCAAGAAGCTAGGCAAGACACCCGGTCGTGAGCGTCGCAAGGAGCAAAAACTGGCCGCGctcaatggcagcagcaacggcaagaAGTCATCCGCAGAGCGCAAGCAGCGCAGCAAACAGCTGAATTTCAATGGTCAGGCAATGGCAGCCGGTGGCGCCTCACCGCTGACCACACCGGAAGCGGACACACTGACCATCAGCTCGCCGTGGGAGACCAGCAGTCGGGTCTCGTTCCGGGATGTGCTGCAAACGAAGCCCCTGCCGGCGGTCGACAACGGCCTCAACTGGGATCCGTCAGCAAGTGATTTGGCCAGCAGTCAACTAGGTCCAATTGGCAGCCGGAAGAGCCTGCCCGCCCCGGCGACAAGCCTCTATCAGCCGCTAATGACGCCGGAGGCGACCGCAACGAGCAATGCGCTGATTCGTTCACTTTTTGCCAATGCCGAAGCGCCGGCCGTGGACTTGAATATGGAGCTGCCTGACTTAAATG ATCTTTGCGGCAGCTTGTATGAACGagagcagccgcagtcgcagtggGAACGCAGCGAATTGATactgaagcagcagctgctgctggagcaaTTGGAGCAGCAGCGTaagcaagagcaacagcaacagcaacaacagcagcagcagaagctcaTGCTCATGGACAGCAACAACTGGGCCATGAATCAGGCCGCATCTGGAACTACTTGGACGCCGCTGGGCTATGCCGCATGGCCGAATCAGTCAACCGCAGCAGCGCCACAACGTACATCTCCAGCGCATACTCTAACGCCGGGCGTGGGCGTTATACGTCCACCGCCGGGACTGGAATCGACTTACAACAATTGCCATttgccagcagcaggagcaggagccggagcagcagctgctaacaacaaaaacggAAATCATAGCAATAACCATTTAGATGGTTTGAATGCATTGCAGAACGCACAAGATCGGGCACAGCACAATATGCCCACACAATACGATCCATTTACCTCGCCAAGCTCAATCTGGTCGGACAATTGGCGCCAGCGCAACAATCATATGAACTGA